One region of Glycine max cultivar Williams 82 chromosome 9, Glycine_max_v4.0, whole genome shotgun sequence genomic DNA includes:
- the LOC100788395 gene encoding probable ADP-ribosylation factor GTPase-activating protein AGD13-like isoform X1, producing MMANSCVSMDNNNILGLLKLRIKRGVNLAIRDARTSDPYVVVNMGDQKLKTRVVKNNCNPDWNEELTLSVKDVKTPIHLTVYDKDTFSVDDKMGEAEIDLKPYVQCKQMGLGKLPNGCSLKRIQPDRTNYLAEESSCIWQNGKIVQEMFLRLRNVESGEILVEIEWVDVVGCKGLSEAK from the exons ATGATGGCAAACAGTTGTGTTTCAATGGACAATAATAATATCCTGGGTCTTCTCAAGCTTCGAATTAAAAGAGGCGTTAATCTTGCAATTCGCGATGCTCGTACCAGCGATCCGTATGTCGTCGTCAACATGGGTGATCAG AAGCTGAAGACTCGTGTCGTAAAAAACAACTGCAACCCTGACTGGAATGAAGAATTGACCCTTTCTGTAAAGGACGTTAAAACCCCAATACATCTG ACGGTTTATGACAAAGACACTTTCTCTGTTGATGACAAAATGGGTGAGGCAGAGATAGACTTAAAACCATATGTTCAGTGTAAGCAGATGGGATTGGGCAAGCTCCCAAATGGTTGTTCACTCAAGAGAATTCAACCAGATAGAACTAATTACCTTGCTGAAGAGAGCAGCTGCATTTGGCAAAATGGAAAGATTGTCCAAGAAATGTTTTTGAGATTGAGAAATGTTGAGAGTGGAGAAATACTTGTGGAAATTGAGTGGGTTGATGTTGTTGGTTGCAAGGGCTTATCAGAG GCAAAATAA
- the LOC100788395 gene encoding probable ADP-ribosylation factor GTPase-activating protein AGD13-like (The RefSeq protein has 1 substitution compared to this genomic sequence), giving the protein MMANSCVSMDNNNILGLLKLRIKRGVNLAIRDARTSDPYVVVNMGDQKLKTRVVKNNCNPDWNEELTLSVKDVKTPIHLTVYDKDTFSVDDKMGEAEIDLKPYVQCKQMGLGKLPNGCSLKRIQPDRTNCLAEESSCIWQNGKIVQEMFLRLRNVESGEILVEIEWVDVVGCKGLSEVEL; this is encoded by the exons ATGATGGCAAACAGTTGTGTTTCAATGGACAATAATAATATCCTGGGTCTTCTCAAGCTTCGAATTAAAAGAGGCGTTAATCTTGCAATTCGCGATGCTCGTACCAGCGATCCGTATGTCGTCGTCAACATGGGTGATCAG AAGCTGAAGACTCGTGTCGTAAAAAACAACTGCAACCCTGACTGGAATGAAGAATTGACCCTTTCTGTAAAGGACGTTAAAACCCCAATACATCTG ACGGTTTATGACAAAGACACTTTCTCTGTTGATGACAAAATGGGTGAGGCAGAGATAGACTTAAAACCATATGTTCAGTGTAAGCAGATGGGATTGGGCAAGCTCCCAAATGGTTGTTCACTCAAGAGAATTCAACCAGATAGAACTAATTACCTTGCTGAAGAGAGCAGCTGCATTTGGCAAAATGGAAAGATTGTCCAAGAAATGTTTTTGAGATTGAGAAATGTTGAGAGTGGAGAAATACTTGTGGAAATTGAGTGGGTTGATGTTGTTGGTTGCAAGGGCTTATCAGAGGTAGAACTTTAA